The segment caaaattattttattttattatttatataaagattaaataatttataaatatgtgagtttttttttactaattataattatattactttttttatatatattttttttatgataaatcaaatacgagaaaatcattattattattattattttctagtaaaaaagTTTCACATTCTCGTAAGAAGATAGAATTGTTTTAGTTGAATAAGATACTTGAATTTGGCCACATGTGTCATCTTCAAATGGGatacatttttcttcttcaacgtTGAAAAAGTACTACCAAGAATCAAGCCATGCATTATCAATCACTGGTGGTGGAAAGACATGTTGGCCACCTGGGGATACATTTTTCTCCATTCAAGGTTGAAGAACCACATCTAGGCCTCGAGGCATTATCAATCACTAGCGGTGGAAAAGCATGGTGACCAAAAAAGTATATCATGCTAAGAAGACACTCCCTTTGCGACAATGACCCAAGAACATTAATAAAGGTTGAAATAAAGAAACCTCCCTGTCAATAACTTTAACATCTTCATAAATCAACAACACGTGATTTTTTAGACCATAGTACTCGTGTCATTTAGATTCTAAGTAAAATTTGTAACGAAGTActcttgattttataaatattatctacttTAGGTCTAAGGAATTCTCgtgatataaacaaaaaaatatagaatcaattaGATAAATATCCCATGTAGGGTTAAATAAACAAAGGTTTACATCGGGATCAGGATCACTGTGATACCATTTGTGGTAATTCACTCAtaaccatgtaaatattatccGTTTTAAGTCCAATTGATATTTATAGCATTAAGAGTTTTTCTCTTATCCAATATATTGTGATTTGATGCGCGATCAAGATATGAATAAAAACAAGACGACTCAAAATCTAGAGGtaggaaataatttttgtacTTCGTTATCTTATCATATGATGTGGTAGAATAGAGATATTAGATATTTTGTCACATGTAACACAAGattatatcaataaaaatcataaaacagttataatttatttttactaatgaataataaattaaaaggaaaaaaaaattaaagaacaatgGCAATAATTTGGAAAACCACTTTATGTTACCTAGACCAAAGTTATGAACCAAAGgccaaattaattatttttattagaaataaaataaaggaagcAATTAATGGTTATTTGCTAAGCAATTAACTATCTTTGGAtgcatattaataaattaaaaggactcaaaaatgaaaattttaacacatactattaaaaatgtctttagTAACTTATGATTTACCAAACAATTAATAAAACCCTTTTAAATgatgaaatatatttattttttcaagcattataccctaaattattcttaatttgttttatttttttattttttgtcaaaaataaatGGAAGATTTCACATAGATAAACATTTAAACGTACACATCATTTACTTGATAATTTTTATCTGACATCTTAAGATCTACGTGGCTAATGCCCCGTTTGGGATTTGATTTTAGGATCCTTAAAATAACTtacacaataatttttttaattaaaagaatttatatttaGATTGCCTattatatctttaaataattttctttcataattattttaaataattttctttcacaatgctaaaaaatatatatatttagacacaaaatttggtatttttttgtaatttgtttcagattttttaatatgtaaataatatttcatttgtattattttaaaaaaagagttaaaaaacaaaagacaaaaagaaaaattaaaaataaataaataaataataaagttgaCTGGCACACTACTACTCACCAAACAGAACACACAGCTAGGGTTTCCTTTTTTTGATATTTGTCTTAGTAGCAAACAGCCTGGACACACTGACTATCTGCGTTCTCTCTCTTCCTTCTCTCTCTAAAGAGAAGACAGACTCTCTACCAGCAATGCGGATTCATGAAAGTGGAGCGTAGTCCACACTCACtctatctttctctctctctctttctctctcgtTTTAAACCTTAGAAATGGAATCCTCATTGCCTGAATTTCATGATAATGTTAATGTTCAGCCACCATTAAAACGGCGGCGGTGGTGGTTTTGTGGGATGGAGCACCGCCGACTAGTGTTGCTAGTTGTTTTCTTGGTTATTGTCGAAATGTTGCCTGCCGGAAAATCAGATCTGGCGGCCGACAGGACGGCGCTTCTTGGGTTGCGGAAGGTGGTGAGTGGCCGGACTTTGCTGTGGAATGTGAGTCAGGATAGCCCCTGCCTATGGGCAGGAGTTAAGTGCGAGAAAAACAGGGTGGTGGGCCTCCGTCTCCCAGGCTGCTCCCTGACGGGGAAAATTCCAGCTGGGATTATCGGGAACCTGACTGAACTTCGCGTTCTCAGTCTCCGGATGAACGCCTTGGAGGGACCTCTGCCGTCGGATCTTGGCTCCTGTGCCGATCTTCGGAATCTTTACTTGTTTGGGAATGCATTTTCCGGCGAGATCCCGACGTCTTTGTTCGGTCTTACCAACCTTGTTCGCCTGAACCTGGCCGCGAACAACTTATCCGGCGAGATCTCGACGGACTTTAACAAGCTCACTCGGTTGAAGACGCTGTATCTGCAGGAGAATATCCTCAGTGGCTCAATCCCCGATTTGACCCTAGACCTTGATCAGTTCAATGTGTCCTTCAATCTATTAAAGGGTGAGGTTCCGGCGGCTCTGCGTTCAATGCCGGCATCGGCATTTTTAGGAAACTCTATGTGCGGTACGCCGCTAAAATCTTGCTCCGGCGGCAATGACATTATCGTCCCTAAGAATGACAAGAAGCATAAGTTATCCGGTGGTGCCATTGCCGGAATTGTGATCGGATCGGTGGTgggttttgttttaattttgataattttgtttgttttgtgcGGAAAGAAGAGGGGAAAGAAGACGAGTGCGGTGGATGTGGCGGCAGTGAAGCATTCGGAAGTTGAGATTCCGGGCGAGAAACCAATCGGAGAGGTAGAAAACGGAAATGGGTATTCGGTAGCTGCGGCTGCCGCGGCGGCAATGACCGGGAATGGAAATGCAAAGGGAGATATGAGCAATGGCGGGGCTAAAAGACTGGTGTTTTTCGGGAATGCAGCGAGGGTGTTTGATTTGGAGGATTTGTTGAGAGCATCGGCAGAGGTGTTGGGGAAGGGGACATTTGGGACGGCATACAAAGCCATTTTGGAGATGGGGACAGTGGTGGCTGTGAAGAGGCTCAAGGACGTGACAATTTCAGAGAATGAATTCAGGGAGAAGATTGAAGGGGTTGGAGCCATGGATCATGAACATTTGGTCCCCCTTCGGGCTTACTATTATAGCAGGGATGAGAAGCTTCTTGTGTACGATTACATGCCCATGGGAAGCTTGTCTGCACTACTCCATGGTGAGCATTTCTTTTATTCTACTCTGCTTTCTCTCCATACAATCAAGTATATTTCTTTGCTGTTGAGTGGTTATAATTTTACTTCTTCAAGTGTGTTTGATGATGAATTGTTATGATGCCTATAGCCCATGATTTCTTTAACATCATCGTTGGAGTTCTCACCCAATTTTGTATCTTTGATTACTTAAAACTTCCTCAAACTTGATAGAAACACTATAGTGTCTTGATAACTTTTGCTTTCTTTGCATCATTTTCAGGGATTATTATGTGTCCCGAAGAAtgggttttaaaaatttaaattattttattcttgtttcTTCCTGCCTGAATTCTTCGATTGTTCTTACCTTTGGTGTATATATTGCTGTATAAATGTAGGGAAGAGTTTTGCATTTGCTGCGTTTCAATCTTTGCGTTGCCAAATTGTGTagatatgtttttgttttacctGTTATGGCTCCATTTCACTTGATTTTAAGCCAATTTAtccattgaatttttttgtggTTACTAAGAATTTGGTATTAGCAAGTTGGATTCTGGAACCCTAGAAACACTTGATTAGCATTTTCCTTATTACATTACCATCTCTCTTGAATCTTGTTATAGGAAACAAAGGAGCAGGTAGGACTCCATTGAATTGGGAAATCAGATCAGGGATTGCTCTTGGAGCTGCTCGTGGTATTGAATACCTACACTCTCAAGGCCCTAATGTCTCTCATGGAAAcattaaatcatcaaatatcctCCTCACCAAGTCTTATGATGCCCGGGTCTCTGATTTTGGCCTGGCTCATCTTGTTGGGCCCTCCTCCACACCTAACAGGGTTGCTGGCTACCGTGCCCCAGAGGTCACCGACCCTCGCAAGGTCTCTCAAAAGGCtgatgtttatagctttggtGTGTTGATCTTGGAGCTTCTGACAGGTAAGGCCCCCACCCATGCCATCTTGAATGAGGAAGGGGTTGACCTCCCAAGATGGGTGCAGTCCATAGTCCGTGAGGAGTGGACTTCAGAGGTCTTTGATCTCGAGCTCCTCAGGTACCAGAATGTTGAGGAGGAGATGGTTCAGCTCTTACAACTTGCCATAGACTGCACTGCTCAGTACCCTGACAAGCGCCCGCCAATATCTGAAGTAACAAAGCGGATTGAGGAGCTTTGTCGCTCTAGTCTGCGAGAATATCAAGACCCACAACCCGACCCAGTCAATGATGTGGATGATTTGTCTTCTCGGTGAGCTGGTCACCGACACAGTCTTTCTCCTCATCAATTAAAGGACCATTCTCATTTTATTGTGCCCATCCCAGCATGTGAAATCTggtgtttttgttgtttgtttacTCTGGGCCTCATCTTTATTAACATACAACTGTTCATGTCCTATctcccctttttccttttcccccATTATTCTCTATTTAGTAGcccttccttttttccttttttttttttttctttttctcttttgttattTATCTTCAATACTTTGGGGGCGAATCTCTGCTCCATTTGTTGTTGTTGGGTGGATGATGGTTGATGTAATTATTacctttgcttttgcttttgctttggATTCAACTTTTAATCTGTTGAGATTGATATGTTTTTAGTTGCTTTCAAGCTAATCTTTTCCTCATGTGAATCAGTCCTCTGCTCATCTGATGTGAATCCCACCTTGGTAAAGAtgtttttatccttttattaCTTTTACAGAAGCCAAACTTGATTTGATTATTTACTTTCTCTTCCTTGGAATTTggttaatgacatgaaagagaGTTTGTCATGGAGTTTCTCGATTAATTGCTATAAACGAGTTCATCATGACTTActatatgttttgttttgttctttttttaaaatgaattttggacACTTGCTAATCACAATTTTGGTGGCAAAtacattataataattttcatcttttattgaTGCTTTACTTCAAAtagtttctttgattttcttgatttcttcTTCCAATAGAGTGAATTGAGTAATGCTAAATCTTAGACACACAAGCCATAATTGCTATTGGctctttgatttgttttttaggGTGGGAAAGGATTTATATGATGGGAAAGTGGTGGTTGAAgggttttcaataatttttctttagtaGATGATGGGATCCCTTAAAGCTAGCCAAAAAGAGGTTGGTGGTGGTCCAAAGGCTCCAAACCACTGCAGGCAAATGGAGGGGCCAGGTCCAAAAAGAAAGTGACCAGGCAGTATGATGTTGTGGACCTGTGGTCCTTTGTTAGGGTTAAAATTTTCTGGTATCCAAAGCccttagaaatttgaaaatgttttttataatggatggaagaaaatgaaggaaaaggacAAAGATATACCTTCCATCATCCAATATTGGATTTGTTTGTCTCTTGAATGTGCTGTCCTCTTCTCTTATCTTTATATAGGACCATTTTCTTATAATAAACACAAGACCCAGCCACATAATACAAATATTGGACACTTCTCATGCACAGTGGACTAATGGGCCTTCCCCCAAGGCACAtcttcccttttaaaaaatggaaacaaaaagtGCTATactgaaaaagaaaactttttcTTAATCTATGTTGGTCATATGAGTCACGCTAGAGTTAAGCCATGGGCCCATGCCATGTGAAAGGTTAGTGAATGGCCGGGCgtgggtttattttattttattttttcaatttttttagctTTATGTCTTTGGgtttttgtcaaaaatattaGAGAGAAACATGTCATTGGCTGTACTATTTTCAGCATTGGGAGTGTACCCTTATGGTCAATACAATTGTTTCATCTGAGTTGgaatttccaaataataaagaatataatGTGTTGTCTAAAATCCTAGATTACTGATTTGCAAAATGAGCATATAGAGTTGCCTAAGCTAGATTACTAATTTGACCAAAAGCTTAAAACTGTTAGTGTTGGAGTCAGGTTTTAGAATCCTTTGCTATGTCTTGAAAAccttccctttttcctttttctgccAAACAAAGCCTAGTCcctttgatgattttgttaGGTTTGTCTTTAGGATGACCGTTCTCTTATGCATATAATTGTCTTGCATAATTGCATTATTATTTGCAAAGGGAAGGTCCTTTCACCTAAAACAATAATAACTCTGTTTTTTCAATCTTCAGCAACAATATTCAGGTTGAGTATCTGATTCCATTTATTGTCCTCAGCCTTATGATCCCTATGTATAATTTGGATCAGCCTTCTAAGTGCATGAAGAAGATGACTTAAGAATCTCCCTACctcccaaaatttaaaaatacaaaggCCTTAACTTCATTTCAACTCACCCACCATCCCTCTCTCTTCCAAAAGTTCTCTCCAAAAGCTCACTCCTTTCTAAAGAAGCTTTATCACTTTTGTACACCATCAGTAAATTATAGAAGTCTCACCCTAAGTGTTTATGCATTTAGGGTCTTCTTAGTAGTTGAAACTCAATTCCCTTTGACAGCATTTAATCTTATTGAGGGAGCGTTTAAATGCATTTGCAACATGTTTGAGTGAGTTTACTCGATGTGTTTGATCATACACAACATATTTCTTTGAGTGTATTTACTAGATGTGATCTCACTTGATATTGTGATTAATTGTATATACATGAATTTGTgatgtttctttattttgagcTTCCAAGTAGTAGTGTAAGCCTCCTAAATTCTTCAATAAACTTGAGATGACTCTCTAAATCTAATACTAAGCACTCATAGCTATGCAAACTTTCAAAGAATATCTCGACTTCAAATATGCCAACAAAAAATTGGTATAGATGCAATGGATGAGTTCTAATTTTAGTTGAGACACTCTTTGCTGGTTGAGAACTCCAAAACATGTTTTTCTTCCCTTCAAATCATTTTGTCATCTTGAATTcaatttagagtgtgtttgataatgatttttaaaagtttttttagttttttaaatacttaaaaaataaaaaattttaagtgttaaaaatgataaagtgcttcctaaaatcactactgAATGGATTCTTATTCtcttttaaaacatgtttttttgaaattttttacttttgaatatGAGCCTGAAGAGGTTAAAAAATGGCTTTTGAAGAGTCATTGAAGCTTTGAGTAAGGATTTCCCCGTACCTTCCAAGCTTGAAAGTCTCATTTCAAAGCTTAAGAAAAggtgctttattttatttatatggatTGAAAACACTTATCCACTATTAGTCCATgatatttaagaataattataattatttcataattatgtttttccaatgattaaaaaattacttaattgataatcatttaaattttcaaaatctaggcatttttttcttcaatccaAACCATTATTCTTCTCTGGTGTGACAGTGACTCAACACATTagtttttaattgatattttattttgctttattCCCCTTTAATTTGATTTGTATTAAATCTTGAACATCTTCATATTTGCattattcaaaagaaataaaaaaaaaaaaaaaaaaaaccaaggtaGGGTGGTCTTTACAAACCTTCAGTGGAAATGGCTAAAAAAACAGTCAAATCAGACTATTGGTTAAAAGCTTAGGCAGTGAGTAATCTGCCACCCTATCATCAGCATCAATATTAATactattatttctattattattattattccaggAGAAGAGCATTTAATGGCAAAGTTCCATCTGAAATTGGACAAAAGGGAATGTGTTCTCATTACCATGCAGGAGAAATCAAGAGTACAAACACTGAGGCATGTAAACTAAGGTCCAAATTACAACAGCAACCTCAACTGTTACAAAACAAACTCAACCCTAAAATTGGAATGCCAGAGTGTGGGGCTTTTCTATTTGAGGAATGAGAGCACATTCCGAGacaatttcattctcaaaagttttTTCTTCTATCTCTGCAACCGCAAAATATCAAATCATCCGTTTAGACAGTTgcatcaaaataaacaaaaaatgaaatgcaatTCAAGGTTAGAAAGACGTACATTTACAGAGTGTACAAACAACACTGAGGTGATTTGAGCCCCCAAGGATGCCCAAAAGATCGATCcattgtaaaaaaatttgaatccCAATTTGGCACAGAAGATAAGTTACGCGTTATGATTTGTTGGGGGATCCTCCTTCCAACCTTTAGTAAGCAAATCATAGTTGATTGAAGCAAGCTGTGAGAGATTCTGAAGTCCACAACAGAAACGTCAGAAaaaggcaagaaaaaaaaaaaaaaaccaaagagaCTAGGTAGGTAGAAGGATGAAGCAGGGTGACATAGATTAGCTTAACCCAAAGCTATCATTCTCAAAAGCTTCATTACAACCTAAAATGATTTTGCATATTCTATCAAGAAGTTGCTATTTGACTTTGTTAAAATATCATCAATTCTTCTGTCCAAACTTTTTCTTTAAACAAACCTGAGAAATTCATACcccattgaaaattttgaataggTTCAAGCACAAGGTTTTCATcagaacaaaaaatgaaaagaaagaaagtgtcTCAATGGTACTTTAGAACATGACAACAATAGAGAAAAGTAGATGTTTACCTATTTACCTTATGACACATCATTTAAAGCAACTTCAGTGGCCGATAAAGCAGTAATCTAGACAACAATCCTGCCTAATTAGATAAAGGGATACCTTGAATGAGAAATTACTGAAGGAGTAATTAACAGATGAGCCCGAGTCAAACTCAGCAAGACCTCCACATTCATCTCCCTGTCATCATTGCCAAAAGCAGGTCAACTTCACAAAATATAATTACCAacgataaattaaaaaaacactcaTCATTTCATTTTGTATATTTTGAGTAGCTTTTGTGAAAAAACATCATGGTACCAGTTCATCTTGGCGATTACTCAGGCAGCTACTGCTACCACTCATACTGCCGTCATCACTGGAATCCTCTTCACTGGCCAGAACCTGGTTATCTGAGGGGTTCCATGAGTACCGACTTGTGAAGTAACTAGTATCAagtgcactctctgaggagggAACAAATGCAGCCTGCCAATGGGACAACATTTGGTATTGTCATGTCAGTAAAAGTAGATGGCATTTGCAACTATATTGTGAATGACAAAGAGGAGAATCCAACCTTCTGTCTAGCAAGTGTGTCCCAATTGATATCTCTGAAAAATGCATGCTGCTTCACCTGGATCAATAATTTTGGTTCAAATTATTTCCAGATCTAAAAGGGATAAGGTGCTTAAACAGTAATAAGTTTCAACACCAAATTCTAtataaagaaacaagataacCTCTGATGCTCCTCCAGCTCCAAGTCTCTGATAAGGATCTTCTGTCAATAATCTGCAAAGAATGTACAAGTAGGTCTGAAGTTACTTTAACAAACATAATTGATTCTCCAGAATGGGTATATTTTGTCATGATTACTAagtaaaatatttcattaagtCAAATGAGAGGATGAGGGAAATAACATCTAACAGGCACCTAGCAACTTGAAAGCATGAAACAATCAATCTCCAGAGATGCTGTATCTAGGTGAAGTATGCTTTCTTTGTAGCCAGCTGCCATCCAGAAATTTTTTACACAAAATCTCCAAACCTGAGGAAGATTTTACATTGGGACATTCATAAAGATTGGAGGATgtatatcttcatttttttactaattttttactGACCTAGTTGGGAACAGGAGGAGAGCTTTGAGATCACATataaaagtaaatttataaatacagttgtttactttaaaattaattagacaGATCCATGCGTTGGCCAATCCCACTGAAAAATGTAAGAGAGAAAGGTTAAGGTGGATGTCTTTTAAACATTAGTTACTAAAATAAATCGAAATCCAGATATTCAGGATGATAAAAGCAgtcataaaattaaatgtaaTAAGCTTTTGTTGGCTTTCTTTAGTGTAAATAATAAGCTATcccagaaaaataaatttatgggaGATAATGTGAAATAACTTTGATATAATACATTTAATTCCTTGTAAAATATCTTCATTATTTCTTCTCAATTTCATGTAAATAACACCGCAGTTTCATATTTACTTAGAcaatctaaaaattgttttttatggttGA is part of the Vitis riparia cultivar Riparia Gloire de Montpellier isolate 1030 chromosome 17, EGFV_Vit.rip_1.0, whole genome shotgun sequence genome and harbors:
- the LOC117904671 gene encoding probable inactive receptor kinase At1g48480, translated to MESSLPEFHDNVNVQPPLKRRRWWFCGMEHRRLVLLVVFLVIVEMLPAGKSDLAADRTALLGLRKVVSGRTLLWNVSQDSPCLWAGVKCEKNRVVGLRLPGCSLTGKIPAGIIGNLTELRVLSLRMNALEGPLPSDLGSCADLRNLYLFGNAFSGEIPTSLFGLTNLVRLNLAANNLSGEISTDFNKLTRLKTLYLQENILSGSIPDLTLDLDQFNVSFNLLKGEVPAALRSMPASAFLGNSMCGTPLKSCSGGNDIIVPKNDKKHKLSGGAIAGIVIGSVVGFVLILIILFVLCGKKRGKKTSAVDVAAVKHSEVEIPGEKPIGEVENGNGYSVAAAAAAAMTGNGNAKGDMSNGGAKRLVFFGNAARVFDLEDLLRASAEVLGKGTFGTAYKAILEMGTVVAVKRLKDVTISENEFREKIEGVGAMDHEHLVPLRAYYYSRDEKLLVYDYMPMGSLSALLHGNKGAGRTPLNWEIRSGIALGAARGIEYLHSQGPNVSHGNIKSSNILLTKSYDARVSDFGLAHLVGPSSTPNRVAGYRAPEVTDPRKVSQKADVYSFGVLILELLTGKAPTHAILNEEGVDLPRWVQSIVREEWTSEVFDLELLRYQNVEEEMVQLLQLAIDCTAQYPDKRPPISEVTKRIEELCRSSLREYQDPQPDPVNDVDDLSSR